From Cucumis melo cultivar AY chromosome 3, USDA_Cmelo_AY_1.0, whole genome shotgun sequence:
CGAGACATATAGAGAACGAGATAGCGAGAGATGGAGGAGACTGAATGAATtgatttaagaaaataattttctaaaaataaataaataaagttatttacatttcatataaaaaattatatttttagtagtttttaaatatcataattctttttacaaataatttgtttttaaattaaaaagacATCGTAATATATGCTCGTGACAATGAACATGCCAGTGTCAAAGGCGTCAAAGCTCACTTCTCAATGCCAAGTTGCCAACAATAGACCCACACCCAATGTTTCATGGTCACTTGATCCTACTACCCTCACATCTCCACTATCAAAATTATTTGATTGAGTTATATAAAATGCTATTCAACCTTAAGTTAATTTTCAATTGTCTCTTAGAACTTTGAGAATATTATTTTACTTTAACAACTATTCATCCAAAGTTTTGTTAAGCACAGGTGAAAATCTAGACATGCATTTGTGatacattttatatatataaaaaaaaggtaTGTATTAACCTAAATGAATATTCAAATCGAACCggtaatatttaataaattataataaatagtacaaagataaaatatttgCAATAGTAGCATATATTGATCATTAAATTGTCAAGCCAACTCTTTATTGGctattattgatagaaactATCTTCGACAACTGACATTAACAATAGGAACTGATAACATATTTTCGAACTAAAAGCTATCAATGATAACATCTATCATCGATAACAATTTATAACACGTATCGATGACCATGATCGACATTTGTTATCAATAATAgttttcaatttgagaaaaCATAGAAAAAGCCCTTATAATTTAAGAAAAGTAGAAACTTATCTCTAATAGTATCCACGACAAAAAAACAACTAATAGCGGCTACCAATGATAGTTGTCATCACTGATTTGGTaggtttaaatttgaaaattttaaaaagaattattccaAATGATTAATGAACATATTTACAATTATTTgtctttatattatatattttatcatttttaggTTGAATGACATTTATGGAGGCACTCCTAAGCTAAACTAGAGTTGGAATATTCAaccttaaaatttaaattttaatgctGCAACAATGCATTCTATTCAATTTAAATATTACAAGACTTGGTCTGAAATACATTTAAAAAGAGAGTAGGTATCGATTAAAATATGGATGTACTAAAAAAAACAAGATAAACAGAAACACACAATCacataataaataataaaaaaaggggGGAAAGGCGGGTAAATGAGCATATCGGTCCGGTTCAAAGGACTCGGGTTTTTTATTGGTCAACTCGCCCAATATCATCGACTGTCTCCCATCACCTCCAAAACCCTAGTAAGTAACCATCGCCAAAATCCATTCCCGAACGTTCCCGCCACCCCACTCCCACTCCTACCCTTTTTCCTCCTTTCATCCTCCATGGCAGACCCTATTGAGGTCTCCGTGATTACGCTCGGAGGAAAGGGTTCATCGCTTTCATCTTCCTCCGTCTATGCCATTGCTCATGGCTTCGCTCTTGTTCGGATTGACTCATCTGCCCTCGAcaggctttcttcttcttccaacaTTTCAAATGCTGCATCCATTAAGCACCACCTCTTCATTCCTGATTTTCTAACTCCCGAAGAAGCCAGGGCGTCCCTTGTTGTCCTCCTAAACAAGCTCATCATTTCTAGTTCTTCTGGGATTCGTTCGGTTATTCCTGTTCTAATTGCGGAGACTCTCAATTCGAAACCAGAAACTTTACGATTTGAATCACTTGATGTGACCAATGAGGAGTTATCCGTTTTCAAGCAATCATGTTATGTTTTGAATGGAATTTGCGCGTTGTTGGACCATCAATCAACAGCATTATCTTCGGTTGCCGATGCTGTGGCTGGCATATCTTGCGAGGCGTCTAAAGCTGATGTGTCTGCGTTCAGTTTGATGGACTCGGGTGATGGGTTCGCCTCGAAGGAGGAGGTAGGAGTCGCCAATGATATGAAGGTACTTCTAAATGGATCTAAGTTGGTGGGTAAGATCGAGAGTGGAGCTATCTCTAAGATTCCAAAGGTTCATGGATGCTTAAGAGAGCAAGCGAAGTTGGTGCACTCAAGAATGCGGGTTGAGTTGAATTCCAGTGTGAAAATTGGGAAAGGAGGATCTTTGAGTTCTGGGACAGAGGATACCACTCGGACCGCATTGTTGTCATTTGCAGCCATGTTGTGGGACTTGGGAAAATGTAGTTTGGACAGAGGAAAGTTGATTTTGGGTTCAAGTGGCGACGAGAATATAAAGGCAAGTTTGGCGAGTTTGCTTGCTAGGGAATGCCCTAGTAATGAGAGTCTAAAAAAGGAATACAAACTGGTCTGCGAATTGTCTTTGGATGAGAAGTACGATGAGTTTGTCCATTCTGTGAATGTGTTGTTGGTAACTGTATGGAAAATTTTCTCTTGGGAGGCTACAGCAGCTCTCTTGACAATCGAAGGTGGTGAGTTGTTAGGTAAGGGTCAAGATGTTGGCACGAACGAAGCTAACGAGAAGGTTGtaaaaaagaatgagaagaagaagaaagcagTATTGGGTAAAGGAACTAGTGTGGTTATTCAATTGATTAAAGATAGGTTGCAGGGTAACGGCGGGGATCTGGGGTCATTGGAGAACTtggtaaaagatcttttatcctTTTTGGATCCCAAGGCTTCCGAGTTTGATAATCTATTGAAGAAAATCAAAGAGATAGTTGAAAGCAACGAAAGTAGGAGGCTACCGAAGCTTCCCAAGGTAATTACATATGTCAAAACTTCACCTAAATTCCAAGCCATTTAGCCTTCCTCTTGTTTTGGTCAAGGAGGTGGACTCTCATTTGAAGAATATTATCATCCTTTGTTATAACTTCTGTTTCCGCTGTTATTTCATCAATAGAATGCCCCCAGATAGGTTAGGTTATGGTAACAATGGAGTCATACTTTTATCATCcgttaaaaaatgttaaaaatagaGGCTTGGCTAAGTATTTATTTGACACCACATCAGAAAATACACATCAAATAACTACAATTATCCATTTTAcattttaattatttggttCGTTCTATATTACCTTTGTATTATCGTAGATAGTTTATTCATCCTTCGACCACTTGAAATTGTTGCAACGTGTAGACATGATATTGTTACTCAAACTGAATCGCAGAAAAGTGATAATTCTATTTGTTTgattgtgtgtttttttttttttgatattatGCTTCTTATcccttttttagaaaaaaactaaaaaaagttaTGCCTTATTTTAGTAGCTTGTTTTGAAAACATTGCGGGCAGTagttgaaaggaaaaaaatattcTACTGTTAAGCACtaaatacacacacacacacatacatatagAATCCAACTGTGCTTACTTATGGTTCTCTGTGTACCGTGAATAGGATGacaattgttttctttttctgtaGTCACAGATCAGTATGACATGTCTTGCTATTCAACTTCGTTACAATTCCAAGGCatatttgttgaaattttttatttttggataAGACTGAAAGCTTTGGTCTGCTTTAAGTAGAATTTTTATTTCCAAAACGAGCATAGTTCGACAAACATAGTGCTTGTACTATGAACTTAGAGGTTTGATTCCCCACCTATATATTGTGAACAAAAGTAacatctttgtttatttatttgtttttttttgtgagTTGGTTAATGGCAAAGGCTTGTGAAGATCGATTGTAACTGCTCGCCCcaattatattttatgaatggAACAGGAaaacttttttgtttcttttagaTGTCTCAAGTTTAGAAAATAATATGGAAAGTAAAACATTCCTTTTCGTTTGATATGTTAAAGCTACAGGCTTGTGCATTATTTTATTAGTGCTTCTGCTTAACTCTTTTGTTAATTCTGTTACCCTTTGGTTTGgtttaatattttattgttttttttctctttctaactCGAGTAAGGTGTTTGTTAATTTAACTCATTTGCTGTTGCTTACATGTTAGGGAACTCGGGATTTTGCGAAAGAGCAAATGGCAATTAGAAAGAAAGCATTTTCAATTATAGAGGGTGTTTTTGAGCGGCATGGTGCCACAACCTTGGATACTCCAGCTTTTGAGTTGAGAGAAACTCTCACAGGGAAATATGGAGAAGATTCCAAGCTGATTTTTGATCTTGCTGATCAGGTTATAATAGATGTTCTTACTTGTGCTAATGGAGCCGCCATGATCTTtctattcaaattttaaaagatataatTGTTAGACTGTTTAGTGAAAATTATTCCCCCCTTGATCCTAAGCATCTATTCATGTTTTGTGAAATAATTACATAATTACCAATTAACTGAATTATTTTTATCTGTCGCTGAGACTAATGATTGGTTGATTGTTGATATTTTTGGAacttcatttttaaatattccttGCATCTGTTGCCTTATTAATGCTATTTACAAGCATGACTTTAAGTGACGTTGAGCTGTTTCGAGAATGTTAACACTCAATCCTTATGTCAAGGTTCTTTAATCCTTTCGGTATTAAGTAAGCGATtcattttattgaatcaatccTTCTCTGTGTAAGCATTGGCTACTTCACCTTGCCTATTCTATCTAGTTGTTAGGTCTCTCAATGAATGATTTCGCTTAAATTTGCAAACACTGAGTAGTTTTGTGTGACAGATCAATAACTCTTTGTTCTTCTTTCTCTGGTTCTCCATCATTGTAATTTCTTTCACAGTTTGTTTACAGGGTGGGGAGCTCTATTCGCTTAGATACGACTTGACTGTTCCATTTGCTAGGTATGTTGCCATGAATGGTTTAACATCATTCAAAAGGTATCAAATAGCAAAAGTTTATAGAAGGGACAACCCATCTAAGGGAAGATACCGTGAATTTTATCAGTGTGATTTTGATATTGCTGGTCACTATGAAAAGATGGGGCCAGATTTTGAGGTTATCAAGATACTAACAGAGCTACTTGATGAACTGAACATCGGAGAATACGAGGTAACCTTTTTGATTAATTGTTCTGCTGAACACAactctttgtttttgtttgtttgatgtCTATTTTTATAGACTTTTAGTTATTCTGAATGATTATGATGCCTCAGCAACTACGTCACAGAACGacaaacaaatatattataagTGCATTTGCCCTAGTTATCATATTCCTAGAGTGGATTGGATTCCTAGATTCCCTTTCTATAACATTGAGTTTCTACTTATATTGTTACCATTAACCTAATCTAATTTGTACCTATTCTCTTTTGCAGATAAAATTGAATCATCGAAAGCTATTGGATGGTATGTTAGAAATTTGTGGAGTACCACCTGAAAAGTTTAGAACCATATGTTCTAGTATTGACAAGTTAGACAAGCAATCCTTTGACCAGATAAAAAGAGAAATGGTAATTTAAATAAACTGTTGATCACAATCTTATTATTAAGCATGCTTGCCTCTTTCTGCATTCCCTTCGTAATATCTTTAGTTTTCCAAAATTACGTCTTCTAACATATTTACATAATTGCATTTCACCAGGGCCAAAACTCTTTGATAAACTCTTACATTAATCCTTTTTCCTAGTTCTGCATTATTTGTCATATATCTTGGCCGTAATAATGGAATTATTATACTTGATTATAATTAACTTTTACTTGCTAGGTGGAGGAAAAGGGGTTGACCGTGGAGGTAGCTGAAAGAATTGGTGATTTTGTGAAGGAAAGGGGACATCCATTGGACTTATTATCTAAGCTTAAACAGGAGCAAAGCGCGTTACTACAAAATAAAGGATCTTCTGATGCATTGAGTGAATTAGATATTTTGTTCAGTGCTCTAGAAAAGTCAAAGTGTATTGATAAAGTGGTATTTGACTTGAGTCTTGCCAGAGGTCTTGATTACTACACTGGAGTAATTTATGAAGCTATTTTTAAAGGTGGCACCCAGGTAAGTTTCTATATGTTATAATCATGCCTCTCTACCATTCTTGTTTTTGACTTGTTATGCTAGTGCCCATGGAGTTATTGGCATTGACCTATTATTGCTACTTGTTTCAAGATCCTGTCATTGCTCTTTATGAATAAGTTACTCTTTGTTGTTGTGGATGGTAACGGATCAACTTCTTTGTGTATTTGTGAAAATTACACTAGGAGAATTTTTTGAGGCATGGAATTGACAACAATATGATACTTCGCTGACTTCTGATGACAATTGTTTCTGCAATCTAAGATTATTTCTCCTTGGTTATAGTACCTACAATGATGTATGAAGCTATCAACGTGTTATCTTGCTGCCCACTAATACATATTTATTTGGATTCTTTGAGGATTTAATTATCAAATCGTTTATATTCTCAGGTTGGATCTATTGCTGCTGGTGGACGCTTTGACAACCTTATTGGAATGTTTGGTTCCAAGCAGATCCCAGCAGTTGGTATCAGTCTTGGTATTGAGCGAGTTCTTGTTATTATGGAACAAATTTTGAAAGATCAAAACAAGGTAAGGAGTTTGATTTTGTTTGCTGaccatttgattttttatgGGTTTTTTTCCTGACCGCTTCTTTTCAATGATCTTCACCTTTCTTTAAGgcaaattttgtactttctagGGATTCCTTCGTTTTTTGGCTAGAAATTACTTGTAGTCTCAAATATGACGAGGATTTTGAAAACGTGGTTCAAAGGCAGATAgcaaataaaaaaacttatgaGGGTGGGAGTAGTGTtatttataagcttaattttcaaaaactaaaaacaaaaaatcaaatgttTATCAAAGTGTATTTTAAAGGTGATTTTAGAGGTATGTGCTTCTCTGTGcatttaaatgttaaaatgaAACTCAAAACTCTGAGTCATCACATCTCCGCAATACCACCGTTGAGGtttgataaaaaaattttaGGGTGGGTTTGGTTTAACTTTTGAAGTATTTAATAAGTCATTTTGGAAAAGTTGAACAACTTTTGAGAGTTTCAAAAGTGTATTACACTTTTAAATAGTTTCTATCCAAAGAGATTACGTAGAAATGACTTTTGAAAAACATTATTTTTAGCAATCCAAACAACCCCTATTCAACTGTTGCGATTTTGCAGACTGTTCGGGCGACTAAGACCGACGTTTTAGTGAGCATACTGGGGGATGATTTGACACTAGCAGCAGAACTTGCAAGTGAGATGTGGAGTGAGAAACTTAATGTTGAATTCCTGGTCAATAAAAGAGTGATGAAACATATCGATCGTGCAAAAGAGTCGAGAATCCCTTGGATAGTGTTTTTAGGGGAACGTGAAGTGAGTGAAGGGATTGTGAAGTTGAAAAACGTGGAAACCTTTGAAGAAGTAACAATTTCCAGAAGCGACATCATTGAAGAACTCAAGAAACGCCTCGCCCCTTGATCGATAACATTGCTATTGCAAAATGCAGAGCTGGTCTTCTTCAATCTAAAATTGGAAACTATTTTTGCagacaaattttttttataccGATATTAACTCAAGTGTTAATATTTAAGAATTTTAGTGTGG
This genomic window contains:
- the LOC103485391 gene encoding histidine--tRNA ligase, cytoplasmic — encoded protein: MADPIEVSVITLGGKGSSLSSSSVYAIAHGFALVRIDSSALDRLSSSSNISNAASIKHHLFIPDFLTPEEARASLVVLLNKLIISSSSGIRSVIPVLIAETLNSKPETLRFESLDVTNEELSVFKQSCYVLNGICALLDHQSTALSSVADAVAGISCEASKADVSAFSLMDSGDGFASKEEVGVANDMKVLLNGSKLVGKIESGAISKIPKVHGCLREQAKLVHSRMRVELNSSVKIGKGGSLSSGTEDTTRTALLSFAAMLWDLGKCSLDRGKLILGSSGDENIKASLASLLARECPSNESLKKEYKLVCELSLDEKYDEFVHSVNVLLVTVWKIFSWEATAALLTIEGGELLGKGQDVGTNEANEKVVKKNEKKKKAVLGKGTSVVIQLIKDRLQGNGGDLGSLENLVKDLLSFLDPKASEFDNLLKKIKEIVESNESRRLPKLPKGTRDFAKEQMAIRKKAFSIIEGVFERHGATTLDTPAFELRETLTGKYGEDSKLIFDLADQGGELYSLRYDLTVPFARYVAMNGLTSFKRYQIAKVYRRDNPSKGRYREFYQCDFDIAGHYEKMGPDFEVIKILTELLDELNIGEYEIKLNHRKLLDGMLEICGVPPEKFRTICSSIDKLDKQSFDQIKREMVEEKGLTVEVAERIGDFVKERGHPLDLLSKLKQEQSALLQNKGSSDALSELDILFSALEKSKCIDKVVFDLSLARGLDYYTGVIYEAIFKGGTQVGSIAAGGRFDNLIGMFGSKQIPAVGISLGIERVLVIMEQILKDQNKTVRATKTDVLVSILGDDLTLAAELASEMWSEKLNVEFLVNKRVMKHIDRAKESRIPWIVFLGEREVSEGIVKLKNVETFEEVTISRSDIIEELKKRLAP